The following proteins are encoded in a genomic region of Vidua macroura isolate BioBank_ID:100142 chromosome 10, ASM2450914v1, whole genome shotgun sequence:
- the XRN1 gene encoding 5'-3' exoribonuclease 1 isoform X1 has product MGVPKFYRWISERYPCLSQVLKEHQIPEFDNLYLDMNGIIHQCSHPNDDDVHFRISEDKIFANIFHYLEVLFRIIKPRKVFFMAVDGVAPRAKMNQQRGRRFRSAKEAEDKIKKALEKGETLPTEARFDSNCITPGTEFMARLNEHLKYFVNMKISTDKSWQGIAVYLSGHETPGEGEHKIMEFIRSEKAKPHHDPNTRHCLYGLDADLIMLGLTSHEAHFALLREEVRFGGKKAQRVCAPEETTFHLLHLSLMREYIDYEFSPVKDKISFEYDIERIIDDWILMGFLVGNDFIPHLPHLHINHDALPLLYRTYMAILPELGGYINENGHLNLERFEKYLARLSDFDREHFSEVFVDLKWFESKVGNKYLNEAAGIAAEEARKNKQKKQKAQENSISLAALEKNEGEGEMTPKTALEDEPEDDDLFETEFRQYKRTYYMTKMGVEVVSDAFLADQAECYVQAIQWILHYYYHGVQSWSWYYPYHYAPYLSDIRNISELKIKFELGKPFMPFEQLLAVLPAASKDLLPKCYQHLMTSQDSPIIEYYPPDFKTDLNGKQQEWEAVVLIPFIDEKRLLQAMESCNKGLKEEEKRRNTHSACLMYWYDKDAEFQYLSPWPEKFPAIERCHTRYKTIPLNAWHVEITHNKITKINKSALYFCGFPTLKHIKHKFYLKKSGVQVFQQSSHGENMMLEITVDENSKDQTVENVASSVLGKRVFVNWPHLEEARVVAVSDGETKFYLEEPHGTQKLYMGNAVPPTKVAYVGDKEQSMWVKEVQGISEQYQRRKGIIIHETSVVVYAQLLTGNRYQLNQNGEVYLEKQWSKQVLPFVYQTVVKDIKAFDSRFSSIKTLDDLFPPGSTAFMLGSPYYGCMGEVHDSHDVIPEGRIRVVFNIPCEPQLDTLIQNQHKYSVKYNPAYILASRLGVSGYLVSRFTGSIFIGRGSKKNPHGDHKANVGLNLKFNKKNEEVPGYTKKVGNEWMYSSAVEQLLAEYLERVPELFNYVAKNSQEDICYEDDIWPGEDENGAEKVQEIVAWLKAHPVSALSRSSCDLQILDAAIVEKIEEEVEKCKQRKSNKKVRVTVKPHLLYRPLEQQKGVVPDRDAEYRLFDRVVNVRENFSVPVGLRGTIIGIKGATRETDVLFEVLFDEEFLGGLTIRCSPARGYRLPSSALINLSHGSRSEMGNQKLMAIVKPQPAVNNSHASDLSSVCSQKVHLGGLNHSPRSLFVPTQQLNGRQHYNLRAENQGNSNSPQKGSFLSGNQKNKAQSKPDDEFCSIWQSLQSSGKSHHIQQNMHEKGAVLPQEIKLGTGHQFYKPGFNDGSFKCQQRKQEPYKKFKEDSKPTRGESQPHNKMSNQQNFAGVNKYNVKLLKRNGSPNMPLIQKAAVDGPCTGGKKDSELERLLASLKISKENEVQTYSKEARATNEEHLSPQSFAMKGTQMLKEILKIDGSDLQTRNEVKSQVNDVPAPSSRQDCHGTAVQYRPTKKMAAYMNKHSPGGPQNTAAIETGGHPFPCPQPALSTVSELSRICSLLGMSQPDFSFLKTPQTMTVCHIKLSNGLLVHGPQCHSEAEAKEKAALFALQRLGSIGVNFASPPAVFPNYQPLGVPVPPGSIPPVFAQPPANMMPPSSHVFGPVSWSTPVPKHYYPGSYPGNVSLAGTIPVGSHNQFIPLQVTKKRAASKKNFELKEFQSSPQAAPLKNEQPMSSDHIQQDSSSAPLKSPQAAQSSVSFQDNVATPSVPHNKSTPNTSSKRKPRKLAVNFGAPKSSE; this is encoded by the exons ATGGGGGTCCCCAAGTTCTACCGGTGGATCTCGGAGCGGTACCCCTGCCTCAGCCAGGTGCTGAAGGAGCATCAG ATTCCAGAATTCGACAACTTGTACCTGGACATGAATGGCATTATACATCAGTGTTCACATCCAAATGATGACGATGTCCACTTCAGAATCTCAGAAGATAAGATTTTTGCCAATATTTTTCACTATTTGGAAGTACTATTTCGCATTATTAAACCAAGAAAGGTTTTCTTCATGGCGGTTGATGGAGTAGCTCCAAGAGCAAAAATGAATCAGCAGCGTGGGAGACGTTTTAG aTCAGCAAAAGAGGCagaggacaaaataaaaaaggcattggaaaagggagaaactctccctacagaagccagaTTTGACTCCAACTGTATTACACCGG GAACTGAATTCATGGCCAGATTAAATGAgcatcttaaatattttgtaaatatgaAGATTTCCACAGACAAATCCTGGCAAGGAATAGCAGTCTACTTATCAGGCCATGAG ACCCCAGGGGAAGGTGAGCATAAAATTATGGAGTTCATCAgatcagaaaaagcaaagcccCATCATGATCCAAACACAAGACACTGTCTCTATGGCTTAGATGCTGACTTG ATAATGCTGGGATTAACAAGTCATGAGGCACACTTTGCGCTCTTAAGAGAAGAAGTCAGATTTGGTGGTAAAAAGGCTCAAAG AGTGTGTGCACCAGAGGAAACCACGTTTCATTTACTGCACTTATCACTGATGAGAGAATATATTGATTATGAATTTTCCCCAGTAAAA gaCAAGATTTCTTTTGAATATGATATTGAAAGGATAATAGATGATTGGATCTTAATGGGTTTCCTTGTAGGAAATGATTTTATTCCTCATCTACCTCATTTACACATTAATCATGATGCACTGCCGCTACTTTATAGAACATACATGGCTATCTTGCCAGAACTGGGAG GTTACATCAATGAAAATGGGCATCTGAATTTAGAACGTTTTGAGAAATACCTTGCAAGATTGTCAGAT TTTGATCGTGAACACTTCAGTGAAGTCTTTGTTGACCTAAAATGGTTTGAAAGTAAAGTGGGCAATAAATACCTCAATGAAGCAGCTGGGATTGCAGCAGAGGAagccagaaaaaataaacaaaagaaacaaaag GCTCAGGAAAATTCTATATCTTTAgctgctttagaaaaaaatgaaggtgaAGGTGAAATGACTCCTAAAA CCGCATTGGAAGATGAACCAGAAGATGATGATCTGTTTGAAACTGAGTTTAGGCAATACAAAAGAACTTACTACATGACTAAAATGGGTGTAGAAGTAGTGTCTGA tgcCTTCTTAGCTGATCAAGCTGAATGTTATGTCCAGGCAATACAATGGATTTTGCATTATTATTACCATGGAGTTCAATCATGGAGCTG GTATTACCCTTATCATTATGCACCTTACCTGTCAGATATTCGCAACATCAGTGAACTCAAAATCAAATTTGAACTTGGAAAACCTTTCATGCCATTTGAACAGCTTCTTGCTGTACTTCCAGCAGCTAGCAAGGATCTGCTACCTAAATGTTACCAG CATTTGATGACTAGTCAAGACTCTCCTATTATAGAATATTATCCACCTGATTTTAAAACTGACCTAAATGGTAaacagcaggaatgggaagctGTAGTATTAATCCCGTTTATTGATGAG AAACGACTGCTGCAGGCCATGGAATCCTGTAATAAGGGCCTAAAAGAAGAGGAGAAACGAAGAAACACTCACAGTGCTTGTTTGATGTACTGGTATGACAAAGATGCTGAGTTCCAGTACCTGTCACCATGGCCAGAGAAATTCCCTGCAATAGAACGATGTCACACGAG GTATAAAACAATACCTTTGAATGCTTGGCATGTAGAAATAACCCACAATAAGATAACTAAAATCAACAAGAGTGCATTATATTTTTGTGGATTTCCTACTTTAAAGCACATTAAGCATAAG TTCTACCTTAAAAAAAGTGGTGTACAAGTGTTTCAGCAAAGCAGCCATGGAGAGAACATGATGTTGGAAATCACAGTTGATGAGAACTCAAAGGACCAG actgTAGAAAATGTTGCCAGTTCAGTACTTGGAAAGCGAGTTTTTGTTAACTGGCCCCACCTTGAAGAAGCCAGAGTTGTTGCAGTGTCAGATGGAGAAACTAA GTTTTATTTGGAAGAACCACATGGCACACAGAAGCTTTACATGGGAAATGCAGTGCCCCCAACTAAAGTGGCTTATGTGGGAGATAAGGAGCAAAGCATGTGGGTAAAAGAAGTTCAAGGCATTTCAGAGCA GtaccagagaaggaaaggaataatTATCCATGAAACATCAGTAGTTGTATATGCTCAGTTACTCACTGGTAATAGATATCAACTAAACCAAAATGGAGAAGTTTATTTGGAGAAGCAGTGGTCtaaacaagttcttcctttTGTTTACCAAACCGTTGTCAAG GATATCAAAGCCTTTGACTCCCGTTTTTCAAGCATCAAAACTTTGGATGATTTGTTTCCTCCTGGAAGTACAGCCTTCATGCTGGGATCTCCTTACTATGGCTGCATGGGAGAA GTTCACGATTCACATGATGTGATCCCAGAAGGCAGAATCCGGGTAGTTTTTAATATTCCATGTGAACCCCAGCTTGATACTTTAATACAGAACCAGCAT aaatattctgtgaaatacaATCCTGCATATATTTTGGCCAGCCGTCTTGGAGTAAGTGGATATCTTGTCTCCAGATTTACAGGGAGTATCTTTATTGGAAGAGGATCAAAGAAGAA tCCTCATGGTGATCACAAAGCAAATGTGGGGCTAAACCTGAAGTTcaataagaaaaatgaagaagttCCTGGCTATACTAAGAAAGTTGGAAATGAATGGATGTATTCTTCTGCAGTAGAACAGCTACTTGCTGAGTATTTAGAAAG ggtgCCTGAACTATTTAATTATGTAGCCAAGAACAGCCAGGAAGATATCTGCTATGAAGATGACATTTGGCCTGGAGAGGATGAGAATGG AGCTGAGAAAGTGCAAGAAATTGTTGCCTGGTTAAAAGCACATCCTGTGTCTGCTTTGTCTCGCTCATCTTGTGACTTGCAAATTTTGGATGCAGCCATTGTTGAGAAAATTGAAGAAGAAGTAGAGAAATGCAAG CAGAGGAAGAGCAACAAGAAGGTGCGAGTAACTGTGAAGCCCCATTTGCTGTACAGA CCATTAGAACAGCAGAAGGGGGTTGTTCCAGATCGAGATGCAGAGTACAGGCTGTTTGACCGTGTTGTCAATGTCAGAGAGAACTTTTCTGTTCCTGTTGGTCTACGAGGCACCATTATTGGAATTAAAGGAG CTACTAGAGAAACAGATGTGCTCTTTGAAGTTTTGTTTGATGAAGAATTCCTTGGAGGCCTCACTATAAG GTGCTCACCTGCCAGAGGTTATCGCCTGCCCTCAAGTGCCTTAATTAACCTGTCTCATGGTAGTCGGTCAGAAATGGGAAATCAAAAGCTGATGGCCATAGTTAAACCTCAGCCAGCAGTGAACAACTCACATGCATCTGATCTGTCATCCGTATGCTCACAAAAAGTGCATCTGGGAGGCCTCAACCATTCTCCTCGCTCCCTTTTTGTTCCTACTCAA CAACTGAATGGAAGACAGCATTACAATCTCAGGGCTGAAAATCAGGGCAACTCTAACTCACCCCAGAAAGGATCATTTCTGAGTGgcaatcagaaaaataaa gCACAGAGTAAGCCAGATGATGAATTCTGCAGCATATGGCAGTCATTGCAGAGTTCTGGGAAGTCTCATCACATTCAGCAAAACATGCATGAGAAG GGTGCAGTTCTACCTCAGGAAATCAAGCTGGGAACTGGCCATCAGTTTTACAAGCCAGGCTTCAATGATGGCAGCTTTAAAtgtcagcaaagaaaacaggagCCTTATAAAAAAT TTAAAGAAGATTCCAAACCTACAAGAGGTGAAAGTCAACCACATAATAAAATGTCAAACCAACAG aattttgcAGGTGTGAATAAGTACAATGTCAAACTTTTGAAGAGGAATGGAAGTCCCAATATGCCTTTAATTCAGAAGGCTGCAGTTGATGGTCCCTGCACAGGTGGAAAG aagGACAGTGAACTTGAAAGGCTTCTAGCTTCTTTGaaaatttccaaagaaaatgaagtgcAGACTTATTCCAAGGAAGCAAGAGCTACAAACGAGGAACACCTATCACCACAGTCATTTGCTATG aaaggaacaCAGATGCTCAAAGAGATTTTGAAGATAGATGGCTCAGATCTGCAAACAAGGAATGAAGTGAAATCACAAGTTAATGATGTTCCTGCTCCCTCTAGTAGACAGGATTGCCATGGAACTGCTGTGCAATACAGaccaacaaaaaaaatgg CTGCTTATATGAACAAGCATAGCCCTGGAGGCCCCCAGAACACAGCAGCAATAGAAACTGGAGGTCACCCTTTCCCTTGTCCACAGCCTGCACTGTCTACTGTTTCTGAGCTTTCTCGTATTTGTTCTCTTCTTGGAATGTCGCAACCAGATTTCTCTTTCCTAAAAACACCACag aCCATGACAGTTTGCCACATAAAGCTGTCAAATGGTTTATTGGTTCACGGACCGCAGTGTCATTCCGAAGCTGAAGCAAAGGAGAAAGCTGCGCTTTTTGCTTTACAGCGCTTG GGTTCCATAGGAGTAAACTTTGCTTCACCTCCAGCAGTGTTTCCAAATTACCAACCACTAGGAGTTCCTGTACCACCTGGATCAATTCCTCCAGTATTTGCACAGCCCCCTG CTAATATGATGCCTCCATCGTCTCACGTGTTTGGTCCAGTGTCCTGGAGTACTCCAGTGCCTAAGCATTATTATCCTGGTTCCTATCCAGGAAATGTGTCTCTTGCAGGAACTATACCAGTTGGTTCTCACAACCAGTTTATACCTCTGCAG gtAACTAAAAAAAGGGCTGCTAGCAAGAAAAACTTTGAACTCAAGGAGTTTCAGAGTTCCCCTCAAGCTGCACCACTAAAGAATGAACAGCCAATGTCTTCTGACCACATTCAGCAAGACAGTTCTTCAGCTCCTTTAAAATCTCCTCAAGCTGCTCAATCCAGTGTTTCATTTCAAGACAATGTGGCTACTCCAAGTGTTCCTCATAACAAATCAACACCAAACACTTCCAGCAAGCGAAAGCCAAGAAAACTGGCTGTCAATTTTGGCGCACCAAAATCTTCAGAATAA
- the XRN1 gene encoding 5'-3' exoribonuclease 1 isoform X5: protein MGVPKFYRWISERYPCLSQVLKEHQIPEFDNLYLDMNGIIHQCSHPNDDDVHFRISEDKIFANIFHYLEVLFRIIKPRKVFFMAVDGVAPRAKMNQQRGRRFRSAKEAEDKIKKALEKGETLPTEARFDSNCITPGTEFMARLNEHLKYFVNMKISTDKSWQGIAVYLSGHETPGEGEHKIMEFIRSEKAKPHHDPNTRHCLYGLDADLIMLGLTSHEAHFALLREEVRFGGKKAQRVCAPEETTFHLLHLSLMREYIDYEFSPVKDKISFEYDIERIIDDWILMGFLVGNDFIPHLPHLHINHDALPLLYRTYMAILPELGGYINENGHLNLERFEKYLARLSDFDREHFSEVFVDLKWFESKVGNKYLNEAAGIAAEEARKNKQKKQKAQENSISLAALEKNEGEGEMTPKTALEDEPEDDDLFETEFRQYKRTYYMTKMGVEVVSDAFLADQAECYVQAIQWILHYYYHGVQSWSWYYPYHYAPYLSDIRNISELKIKFELGKPFMPFEQLLAVLPAASKDLLPKCYQHLMTSQDSPIIEYYPPDFKTDLNGKQQEWEAVVLIPFIDEKRLLQAMESCNKGLKEEEKRRNTHSACLMYWYDKDAEFQYLSPWPEKFPAIERCHTRYKTIPLNAWHVEITHNKITKINKSALYFCGFPTLKHIKHKFYLKKSGVQVFQQSSHGENMMLEITVDENSKDQTVENVASSVLGKRVFVNWPHLEEARVVAVSDGETKFYLEEPHGTQKLYMGNAVPPTKVAYVGDKEQSMWVKEVQGISEQYQRRKGIIIHETSVVVYAQLLTGNRYQLNQNGEVYLEKQWSKQVLPFVYQTVVKDIKAFDSRFSSIKTLDDLFPPGSTAFMLGSPYYGCMGEVHDSHDVIPEGRIRVVFNIPCEPQLDTLIQNQHKYSVKYNPAYILASRLGVSGYLVSRFTGSIFIGRGSKKNPHGDHKANVGLNLKFNKKNEEVPGYTKKVGNEWMYSSAVEQLLAEYLERVPELFNYVAKNSQEDICYEDDIWPGEDENGAEKVQEIVAWLKAHPVSALSRSSCDLQILDAAIVEKIEEEVEKCKQRKSNKKVRVTVKPHLLYRPLEQQKGVVPDRDAEYRLFDRVVNVRENFSVPVGLRGTIIGIKGGAHLPEVIACPQVP from the exons ATGGGGGTCCCCAAGTTCTACCGGTGGATCTCGGAGCGGTACCCCTGCCTCAGCCAGGTGCTGAAGGAGCATCAG ATTCCAGAATTCGACAACTTGTACCTGGACATGAATGGCATTATACATCAGTGTTCACATCCAAATGATGACGATGTCCACTTCAGAATCTCAGAAGATAAGATTTTTGCCAATATTTTTCACTATTTGGAAGTACTATTTCGCATTATTAAACCAAGAAAGGTTTTCTTCATGGCGGTTGATGGAGTAGCTCCAAGAGCAAAAATGAATCAGCAGCGTGGGAGACGTTTTAG aTCAGCAAAAGAGGCagaggacaaaataaaaaaggcattggaaaagggagaaactctccctacagaagccagaTTTGACTCCAACTGTATTACACCGG GAACTGAATTCATGGCCAGATTAAATGAgcatcttaaatattttgtaaatatgaAGATTTCCACAGACAAATCCTGGCAAGGAATAGCAGTCTACTTATCAGGCCATGAG ACCCCAGGGGAAGGTGAGCATAAAATTATGGAGTTCATCAgatcagaaaaagcaaagcccCATCATGATCCAAACACAAGACACTGTCTCTATGGCTTAGATGCTGACTTG ATAATGCTGGGATTAACAAGTCATGAGGCACACTTTGCGCTCTTAAGAGAAGAAGTCAGATTTGGTGGTAAAAAGGCTCAAAG AGTGTGTGCACCAGAGGAAACCACGTTTCATTTACTGCACTTATCACTGATGAGAGAATATATTGATTATGAATTTTCCCCAGTAAAA gaCAAGATTTCTTTTGAATATGATATTGAAAGGATAATAGATGATTGGATCTTAATGGGTTTCCTTGTAGGAAATGATTTTATTCCTCATCTACCTCATTTACACATTAATCATGATGCACTGCCGCTACTTTATAGAACATACATGGCTATCTTGCCAGAACTGGGAG GTTACATCAATGAAAATGGGCATCTGAATTTAGAACGTTTTGAGAAATACCTTGCAAGATTGTCAGAT TTTGATCGTGAACACTTCAGTGAAGTCTTTGTTGACCTAAAATGGTTTGAAAGTAAAGTGGGCAATAAATACCTCAATGAAGCAGCTGGGATTGCAGCAGAGGAagccagaaaaaataaacaaaagaaacaaaag GCTCAGGAAAATTCTATATCTTTAgctgctttagaaaaaaatgaaggtgaAGGTGAAATGACTCCTAAAA CCGCATTGGAAGATGAACCAGAAGATGATGATCTGTTTGAAACTGAGTTTAGGCAATACAAAAGAACTTACTACATGACTAAAATGGGTGTAGAAGTAGTGTCTGA tgcCTTCTTAGCTGATCAAGCTGAATGTTATGTCCAGGCAATACAATGGATTTTGCATTATTATTACCATGGAGTTCAATCATGGAGCTG GTATTACCCTTATCATTATGCACCTTACCTGTCAGATATTCGCAACATCAGTGAACTCAAAATCAAATTTGAACTTGGAAAACCTTTCATGCCATTTGAACAGCTTCTTGCTGTACTTCCAGCAGCTAGCAAGGATCTGCTACCTAAATGTTACCAG CATTTGATGACTAGTCAAGACTCTCCTATTATAGAATATTATCCACCTGATTTTAAAACTGACCTAAATGGTAaacagcaggaatgggaagctGTAGTATTAATCCCGTTTATTGATGAG AAACGACTGCTGCAGGCCATGGAATCCTGTAATAAGGGCCTAAAAGAAGAGGAGAAACGAAGAAACACTCACAGTGCTTGTTTGATGTACTGGTATGACAAAGATGCTGAGTTCCAGTACCTGTCACCATGGCCAGAGAAATTCCCTGCAATAGAACGATGTCACACGAG GTATAAAACAATACCTTTGAATGCTTGGCATGTAGAAATAACCCACAATAAGATAACTAAAATCAACAAGAGTGCATTATATTTTTGTGGATTTCCTACTTTAAAGCACATTAAGCATAAG TTCTACCTTAAAAAAAGTGGTGTACAAGTGTTTCAGCAAAGCAGCCATGGAGAGAACATGATGTTGGAAATCACAGTTGATGAGAACTCAAAGGACCAG actgTAGAAAATGTTGCCAGTTCAGTACTTGGAAAGCGAGTTTTTGTTAACTGGCCCCACCTTGAAGAAGCCAGAGTTGTTGCAGTGTCAGATGGAGAAACTAA GTTTTATTTGGAAGAACCACATGGCACACAGAAGCTTTACATGGGAAATGCAGTGCCCCCAACTAAAGTGGCTTATGTGGGAGATAAGGAGCAAAGCATGTGGGTAAAAGAAGTTCAAGGCATTTCAGAGCA GtaccagagaaggaaaggaataatTATCCATGAAACATCAGTAGTTGTATATGCTCAGTTACTCACTGGTAATAGATATCAACTAAACCAAAATGGAGAAGTTTATTTGGAGAAGCAGTGGTCtaaacaagttcttcctttTGTTTACCAAACCGTTGTCAAG GATATCAAAGCCTTTGACTCCCGTTTTTCAAGCATCAAAACTTTGGATGATTTGTTTCCTCCTGGAAGTACAGCCTTCATGCTGGGATCTCCTTACTATGGCTGCATGGGAGAA GTTCACGATTCACATGATGTGATCCCAGAAGGCAGAATCCGGGTAGTTTTTAATATTCCATGTGAACCCCAGCTTGATACTTTAATACAGAACCAGCAT aaatattctgtgaaatacaATCCTGCATATATTTTGGCCAGCCGTCTTGGAGTAAGTGGATATCTTGTCTCCAGATTTACAGGGAGTATCTTTATTGGAAGAGGATCAAAGAAGAA tCCTCATGGTGATCACAAAGCAAATGTGGGGCTAAACCTGAAGTTcaataagaaaaatgaagaagttCCTGGCTATACTAAGAAAGTTGGAAATGAATGGATGTATTCTTCTGCAGTAGAACAGCTACTTGCTGAGTATTTAGAAAG ggtgCCTGAACTATTTAATTATGTAGCCAAGAACAGCCAGGAAGATATCTGCTATGAAGATGACATTTGGCCTGGAGAGGATGAGAATGG AGCTGAGAAAGTGCAAGAAATTGTTGCCTGGTTAAAAGCACATCCTGTGTCTGCTTTGTCTCGCTCATCTTGTGACTTGCAAATTTTGGATGCAGCCATTGTTGAGAAAATTGAAGAAGAAGTAGAGAAATGCAAG CAGAGGAAGAGCAACAAGAAGGTGCGAGTAACTGTGAAGCCCCATTTGCTGTACAGA CCATTAGAACAGCAGAAGGGGGTTGTTCCAGATCGAGATGCAGAGTACAGGCTGTTTGACCGTGTTGTCAATGTCAGAGAGAACTTTTCTGTTCCTGTTGGTCTACGAGGCACCATTATTGGAATTAAAGGAG GTGCTCACCTGCCAGAGGTTATCGCCTGCCCTCAAGTGCCTTAA